Proteins from a genomic interval of Nitrospirota bacterium:
- a CDS encoding acylphosphatase has product MSGQCRAHVIVSGRVQGVFFRAFTEDIARSLKLGGWVRNTPDGRVEAVFEGRREDIENALQSCRQGPSGARVEDVQVDWQEPRGERGSFSVRYF; this is encoded by the coding sequence ATGTCCGGGCAATGCAGAGCCCACGTCATCGTTTCGGGGCGCGTTCAGGGGGTCTTTTTCAGGGCCTTCACCGAGGATATCGCCCGCTCTCTCAAGCTCGGGGGCTGGGTGCGCAACACGCCCGACGGCAGGGTGGAGGCCGTCTTCGAGGGCCGGAGGGAGGACATCGAAAACGCCCTGCAGTCCTGCCGCCAGGGGCCGTCCGGCGCCCGGGTGGAGGACGTGCAGGTGGACTGGCAGGAGCCCAGGGGCGAAAGAGGCTCCTTCTCGGTCCG
- a CDS encoding zinc ribbon domain-containing protein, with protein sequence MPIYEYICNACRKEFSILSVSAARTKAVCPHCGSVEVTKKLSSFSCSLPTGFSGGTFSGGG encoded by the coding sequence ATGCCCATCTACGAATATATATGCAATGCCTGCCGCAAGGAGTTCTCCATCCTGAGCGTATCGGCAGCCAGGACGAAGGCCGTCTGCCCCCACTGCGGCTCCGTCGAGGTGACCAAGAAGCTCTCGTCTTTCAGCTGCTCCCTGCCCACCGGGTTTTCGGGCGGCACCTTCTCCGGCGGGGGTTGA